Within Eggerthella sp. YY7918, the genomic segment GTCAGTATGTCCATGATGCAATCGATGTCGTCGGGAGTGGATTTGCGAAAATGCACCGCTTCCTCGCTTTCTTTGTATACAACGGCGAAGGTGCTTACCTTCGAGAAAAGAGACAAACCTGCACCTACCAGATACGCTCATAGGCAGCGCGTCGTTTAATTCGACCGAGTCCGGATCGAATCTCGATATCGCCGCAAAAAGTGTACCCATAGCTGCTCAACAATGCGCGCATGGGAAGATTATCTTGGTAGACGTCAGCGCGAATACTGATACAACCCGCTTCTTTGGCGATTCGCTCCGCGGTTTCAACCATATAGGCTCCTACACCGCGCCTTCGCGCGTCCTCAACAACCGTAACCCAATGCAGCGCCGCATAAGACGACATCCCTGAAGACAACAGGGATCCTTCAGTAACCCAACGAGCTCCCGAAACATGCGCATAGGCCGCATCTCCTTGCGGGTTAAGGGCAAAGACCCCGATAATTCGCTCGCAAGGTGCCGATGCCGAAGAACGCTCGTTCTCGGAGGTATTTGGCAAAACCACCACATAGGCGATTCCTTCATCAATAGAGCGCATCAGGCGACGGGCGGAAGGATACTTCTTGATTCCCTCCTTGATACCCAACTTCGCCATGGTGCGATGACCATCCTCAAGAACCGCCTTGATCGGTGCGAAATCATCACGCACTGCGCGACGCACGGCATAGTAGCCCAGTTCTGAAGCCCGACCGCGAAACAACGGCAAATCGTCGGCAGCGCCATCGTAGGCCGAAGCCCCTTTCGGAGGCTCATCGGCACGCTGCGTAACCAAAAACACCATGACGATAATCATGCCGCAGCCAATCGCATCAACCGCCGTAACCGGAGTTCCCAGCCACACCGCCGAAATGACAGTAGCCGATACCGGCTCAACGCAGCCGACAAGACCCGCACGCACCGGCCCTGCATCCGTGATACCCTGCAAATAGAACAGATAGGCGGCAAACGTACCCACCAGCACCATGGCCGACAGCACCCCCACCAAGGGCCAGGTGATCTCTACAGGAATGGTCCATGGCTGCACAGCGGCGCTAGCTACTGTACCTCCGATAAGCATAGCCAGACCTGTGACGATAAAGCTTCCCCATTTTTCCAAGACTTTGCCGGGGATAAGCGTGTAGCACGCAAGCGCAAACGCGGATATCAGCCCCCAGAACAATCCCTCGGCAGGTATAGCAAGCGACCCAAAATTTCCTTTGGTAGCAATGAGTACCGTACCCGAAATGGCCAGCACCAAACCTGCCAGTTCGCGCACCTTCGGAAAACGACGCGTTCGCGCACACACATAGAGCATGATAAGAACAAGACCGAGTCGCTCGAGCACGGTACCGGTACCTGCATTGGTATAGGCGATAGCCGACAGATAACTCACCTGTGTGAGCAACACGCCCAACAAAGAAAATGCCGCGATGCGAGCAAGCGAACGCTTATCGCGTAAAGTTGCCAGTAAATTACGCGGTTCGCGAACGGCGCAGATAACAAGGAAGATAACGGCAGCCAACATAAGGCGCACGCAGGTAATCCACATAACCGGAATGCCGAATCCACTCGTCATAAGCTGTGCACACGTACCCGAGAAGCCCCAGCAGATACCGCCAAGTGCCGCAAAGACAATACCCCGCACCACATGATCGCCCGCTTGTTGCGGGGTGGTGTTATCGAAAGCTACTTGCTGCGCTTTGTCTGGTTGACTCATCATATCCTCCTTCCTTCACTTACAATCGCGCACGAAACGCGGCTCTTATCATTGCATGCAACAAAAACGAACTATCGCGCCACGACGCACGCCGCCTTGT encodes:
- a CDS encoding GNAT family N-acetyltransferase, which gives rise to MSQPDKAQQVAFDNTTPQQAGDHVVRGIVFAALGGICWGFSGTCAQLMTSGFGIPVMWITCVRLMLAAVIFLVICAVREPRNLLATLRDKRSLARIAAFSLLGVLLTQVSYLSAIAYTNAGTGTVLERLGLVLIMLYVCARTRRFPKVRELAGLVLAISGTVLIATKGNFGSLAIPAEGLFWGLISAFALACYTLIPGKVLEKWGSFIVTGLAMLIGGTVASAAVQPWTIPVEITWPLVGVLSAMVLVGTFAAYLFYLQGITDAGPVRAGLVGCVEPVSATVISAVWLGTPVTAVDAIGCGMIIVMVFLVTQRADEPPKGASAYDGAADDLPLFRGRASELGYYAVRRAVRDDFAPIKAVLEDGHRTMAKLGIKEGIKKYPSARRLMRSIDEGIAYVVVLPNTSENERSSASAPCERIIGVFALNPQGDAAYAHVSGARWVTEGSLLSSGMSSYAALHWVTVVEDARRRGVGAYMVETAERIAKEAGCISIRADVYQDNLPMRALLSSYGYTFCGDIEIRSGLGRIKRRAAYERIW